The following proteins are encoded in a genomic region of Chelmon rostratus isolate fCheRos1 chromosome 3, fCheRos1.pri, whole genome shotgun sequence:
- the lbx1b gene encoding transcription factor LBX1b produces MMTSKEVAKCDAAENRRRSPLDHLPPPANSNKPLTPFSIEDILNKPSVKRSYTICGTAHLISSSEKHRPSSIPLSSRALLTQTSPLCALEELASKTFKGLEVSVLQAAEGRDGMTLFGQRSTPKKRRKSRTAFTNHQIYELEKRFLYQKYLSPADRDQIAQQLGLTNAQVITWFQNRRAKLKRDLEEMKADVESAKAIGQVPLDKLAKLADLEKCANGTLGHPRGESPARGGQQEHELAQKLRTSPLSPFSDHTTSKECSEDEDVEIDVDD; encoded by the exons ATGATGACATCCAAAGAAGTGGCCAAATGTGATGCGGCGGAAAACAGGAGGCGAAGTCCGCTGGACCACTTGCCGCCTCCTGCCAACTCCAACAAGCCGCTGACCCCCTTCAGCATCGAGGACATCCTCAACAAGCCGTCGGTGAAACGAAGTTACACAATTTGCGGCACGGCTCATCTAATTTCGTCCTCTGAGAAGCACCGTCCGTCCAGCATCCCTCTGTCCAGCCGGGCTCTCCTCACCCAAACCTCCCCGCTCTGCGCGCTGGAGGAGCTGGCCAGCAAGACCTTCAAAGGGCTGGAAGTCAGCGTGTTGCAGGCTGCGGAAG gCCGGGACGGGATGACTCTGTTCGGTCAGAGAAGCACCCCGAAAAAGCGTCGGAAGTCTCGAACGGCGTTCACCAATCACCAGATCTACGAGCTGGAGAAGCGCTTCCTGTACCAGAAGTACCTGTCCCCGGCCGACCGAGACCAGATCGCGCAGCAGCTGGGCCTGACGAACGCACAGGTCATCACGTGGTTTCAGAACCGGAGGGCCAAGCTAAAACGGGacctggaggagatgaaggccGACGTGGAGTCGGCCAAGGCCATCGGCCAGGTCCCCTTGGACAAGCTCGCCAAGCTGGCGGACCTGGAGAAATGCGCCAACGGCACGCTGGGCCACCCGCGAGGCGAGTCCCCCGCGCGGGGCGGCCAGCAGGAGCACGAGCTCGCTCAGAAACTGCGGACGTCGCCGCTGTCTCCGTTCTCAGACCACACAACTAGTAAAGAGTGCTCAGAGGACGAGGACGTGGAGATTGATGTGGATGACTGA